Proteins found in one Exiguobacterium sp. 9-2 genomic segment:
- a CDS encoding MFS transporter — MPAYVIERFYWEDRGMSIADVVIAEIVFAWVMLIGEVPFGLLSDRWGRKTFILAGFVCEWLSFTVLIEAHSLPAFLLAMVLAGIGGAALSGTLEAHVYETLRMHRREERFETVWRVISIGGLLTSGLAGLVGSYAVRSVDLIWHYHVSWWVLLGTVLLTFFLKEASREQDGETSSLKTLLNGFSFRRVYVRILCLVLLYGVTIDFVDEFWQLYLRDQTIPMVHFGFVFVLFQIMQATGASLSQFRSPVGWAMIYIVCLAGLSVASPLVSIGLLGTLYLCYGWAEPYLTTVIQEVAPTNGRATFTSLISVIERLAVLGTGTLFVFVERVFSLQMTYAALGLVSLMLLLLYSVTRTRQN; from the coding sequence ATTCCAGCGTATGTGATTGAGCGCTTTTACTGGGAAGACCGGGGAATGAGCATTGCCGACGTCGTCATCGCAGAAATCGTCTTTGCTTGGGTCATGTTGATTGGTGAGGTCCCGTTCGGTTTGTTATCCGATCGGTGGGGCAGAAAGACGTTCATTCTGGCTGGTTTCGTATGTGAGTGGTTATCGTTTACGGTGTTGATTGAAGCGCACTCATTACCTGCCTTCCTCTTAGCGATGGTCCTTGCCGGCATCGGTGGCGCAGCACTTAGTGGAACGCTTGAAGCCCACGTCTATGAAACGTTACGAATGCATAGGAGAGAAGAGCGATTCGAGACGGTCTGGCGAGTGATTTCAATCGGTGGTTTATTGACGTCAGGACTCGCAGGACTTGTGGGGAGTTACGCTGTGCGATCGGTAGACTTGATTTGGCACTATCACGTATCTTGGTGGGTATTGCTCGGAACAGTACTACTGACGTTTTTCTTAAAGGAAGCATCGCGAGAACAAGACGGAGAGACGAGTTCATTAAAGACATTGCTAAACGGTTTTTCGTTTCGACGCGTCTACGTCCGAATTCTTTGTCTTGTCTTGTTATACGGGGTGACGATTGATTTCGTCGATGAGTTTTGGCAACTTTATCTACGGGATCAAACGATACCGATGGTCCATTTCGGATTCGTTTTCGTGTTATTTCAAATCATGCAGGCGACCGGCGCGTCCTTATCTCAGTTCCGATCGCCCGTCGGATGGGCGATGATCTATATCGTGTGTCTTGCCGGATTGTCGGTTGCCTCTCCGCTCGTCAGTATCGGGTTACTCGGGACGCTGTACTTGTGCTATGGTTGGGCTGAGCCTTATTTGACCACTGTCATCCAAGAAGTTGCGCCGACAAATGGACGCGCAACGTTTACGTCGCTGATCTCAGTCATTGAACGTTTAGCTGTGCTTGGAACCGGTACGCTATTCGTCTTCGTCGAACGTGTCTTCTCGCTTCAGATGACCTATGCCGCGCTCGGTCTCGTCTCACTTATGTTGCTTCTGTTGTATAGTGTGACGCGCACGCGTCAGAACTGA
- a CDS encoding MFS transporter, translating into MNRFTLLLVSQWIANAGDALYIVSLIAMIYQTTGQASLSALFPVLVTAGMTGSGFLFVQVAQRVPHASLLFGSQLLKTILLGIIWGFNLPLPLILALVGCIAFFDGFARPIESAFIPRLCQDVQKANSLVQGSNQVIQLIMWPLGAILVSWLSPLSVLSVATGLFLGASLISYLFYRSVRSLPDPSMEGEDVSFRSSIRYTRTHPFAKANTYLVGIDAFVSTAWISALFLVYIDTHFQLSERWWGILNAFYLLSMIAGSYMMLRRRGTRSLLYRSIGFSIAATFLFAFAPIVTLAVIACLFQGFASQVRAIELNTLLQTTTPLERLPYVYSVQQTVYALCFCLGSLLFGWLADLLAIELVYALTGVLSLLMWQPARQVLARSSQEQRHVS; encoded by the coding sequence ATGAACCGGTTTACGCTTTTATTGGTCAGTCAATGGATTGCGAACGCGGGAGATGCGCTCTATATCGTCTCCCTGATCGCGATGATCTATCAAACGACAGGGCAAGCGAGTCTCTCTGCCCTGTTTCCTGTTCTCGTCACAGCAGGCATGACAGGAAGCGGCTTCTTATTCGTCCAAGTCGCTCAACGTGTTCCCCATGCCTCGTTGTTGTTCGGCAGTCAACTCCTCAAGACGATTCTATTAGGCATCATCTGGGGATTTAATTTACCACTGCCACTTATCCTCGCACTCGTTGGATGTATCGCTTTCTTCGACGGATTTGCTCGTCCAATCGAAAGTGCCTTCATCCCTCGACTGTGTCAGGATGTCCAAAAAGCTAACAGTCTCGTACAAGGTTCGAATCAAGTGATTCAGCTCATCATGTGGCCGCTTGGTGCCATTCTGGTCAGCTGGTTATCGCCGCTTTCCGTCTTGTCCGTCGCGACGGGTCTGTTTTTAGGTGCGAGTCTCATCAGCTATCTGTTCTATCGAAGCGTCCGCTCTCTCCCCGACCCTTCGATGGAAGGGGAAGACGTCTCCTTCCGGTCGAGTATTCGCTACACGCGAACGCATCCTTTCGCGAAAGCCAACACGTATCTCGTCGGAATCGATGCGTTCGTCAGTACGGCTTGGATTTCTGCTCTGTTCCTCGTCTACATCGATACACATTTCCAGCTATCGGAACGCTGGTGGGGCATTCTAAATGCCTTCTATCTGCTGAGCATGATCGCCGGCAGTTACATGATGTTACGTCGTCGTGGAACGCGTTCGTTGCTTTATCGAAGTATCGGCTTTTCGATTGCTGCGACCTTCTTGTTTGCTTTCGCTCCAATCGTCACACTTGCCGTGATCGCTTGTCTGTTCCAAGGGTTTGCAAGTCAAGTCCGAGCGATTGAGCTGAATACGTTGTTGCAGACGACGACACCACTCGAACGGTTACCGTATGTCTATAGCGTACAACAAACCGTGTATGCACTCTGCTTCTGTCTCGGTAGTCTGCTGTTCGGATGGCTTGCCGATCTGTTGGCGATCGAGCTCGTCTATGCGCTTACAGGAGTCCTCTCCTTGTTGATGTGGCAACCGGCTCGCCAGGTATTGGCACGTTCTTCTCAGGAGCAACGACACGTGTCGTAA
- a CDS encoding ABC transporter permease subunit, whose product MRRTLMRDPIFWLCLVLLAGLLLLSFGNTIFRDGQVDQISNRYAEDGTFLATSPLKPSSDQWLGTDRSGYDLFQLMIEGFKWTAGICMIVALGRMFLSLVIAIPLAFRSARVNRYLKLVFDGFLVLPLSLVALLILLPSLTFFDSTAIPPLFDRVSFELIVLILLGLPSLSLYLIAETRQLLSQEFMIVAQTLGGSPWHRFRRHIWPHLVPTLTIVFMQQFIQTLMLLVHLSLFDIFFAGTVNLHVGTAPTIFEWSSMFGYYYNQFSATSWLNHMFLVPLIGLALVVFFSNLFMSRLERAFRFRQQLKPIKLSESRAQDEAAATSMVDSFTLVARNSRHDSD is encoded by the coding sequence ATGCGTCGTACTTTGATGCGAGATCCTATCTTCTGGCTATGTTTAGTTTTACTCGCTGGTTTACTGCTGCTTAGTTTTGGAAATACAATCTTCCGTGATGGTCAAGTCGATCAAATTTCGAACCGGTATGCTGAAGACGGTACGTTCCTTGCGACATCACCACTAAAACCGTCAAGTGATCAATGGCTCGGTACAGACCGCTCTGGCTATGACCTCTTTCAATTGATGATTGAAGGATTTAAATGGACAGCCGGTATTTGTATGATTGTTGCGCTCGGTCGAATGTTTCTTTCGCTAGTGATCGCAATTCCGCTAGCTTTCCGAAGTGCTCGCGTCAATCGATACTTAAAACTTGTTTTTGATGGGTTTTTAGTTTTACCGCTCTCTCTTGTCGCGTTGCTCATTTTGCTTCCATCACTTACGTTCTTTGATTCGACTGCTATCCCACCACTTTTTGATCGTGTATCGTTTGAATTGATCGTCTTGATTTTGCTTGGTCTCCCCTCTTTATCGCTTTATCTGATTGCTGAGACCCGCCAGTTACTTAGTCAAGAGTTCATGATTGTCGCCCAGACGCTTGGTGGCAGTCCGTGGCATCGGTTCAGACGCCATATTTGGCCACATCTTGTTCCAACGTTGACAATCGTTTTTATGCAACAGTTCATCCAAACGTTGATGTTACTCGTCCACTTATCGCTCTTTGATATTTTCTTCGCCGGAACAGTTAATTTACATGTAGGAACTGCTCCAACGATCTTTGAATGGTCATCGATGTTTGGCTATTACTACAATCAGTTTTCGGCGACGTCGTGGCTCAACCATATGTTCCTCGTTCCACTGATTGGACTAGCATTAGTCGTCTTTTTCAGCAATCTATTCATGAGTCGACTCGAACGGGCTTTCCGATTCCGCCAGCAACTAAAACCAATCAAGCTATCGGAATCTCGTGCTCAAGACGAAGCTGCCGCGACATCGATGGTTGATTCCTTTACACTCGTTGCCCGGAACTCCCGTCACGATTCTGATTGA
- a CDS encoding ABC transporter permease subunit: protein MVFIARKSIQLIVAFFVLIAISALPALVAQMKFNPASYWEGLKQQFAQLTKLDEITYFNVTAQKEFLLLPTISPFIKETLIIFTTAMLVSAVCAIFYAYLFYRSGRKTRMMLKQTTRTLEMVPDLFWIILSQFLVLYLFKTTGYDKIEIAGSYAEYIRFLPILTLTLTTLFFFIKWLTTQVLEQEAAPFLELARAKGIRPAALFWKHLIPTMIYRFYLFFRANIITVLSSLVIIEYTFEVQGMFRFVFYNGQMPILMVILFLIYLPIFIIDLLAEWLIPNAWKGGI from the coding sequence ATGGTGTTTATCGCCCGAAAATCAATTCAGCTCATCGTGGCTTTTTTTGTCTTGATTGCGATCAGCGCCCTTCCGGCGCTCGTCGCACAAATGAAATTCAATCCAGCAAGCTACTGGGAAGGTCTGAAGCAACAATTTGCTCAATTAACGAAACTTGATGAGATTACTTATTTCAACGTAACCGCTCAAAAGGAATTCTTGTTGCTTCCTACCATCAGTCCATTCATTAAAGAGACCTTGATCATCTTTACGACAGCTATGCTGGTCTCCGCTGTGTGTGCGATTTTTTATGCTTATTTGTTTTATCGGAGTGGTCGCAAAACACGCATGATGCTGAAACAAACGACTCGGACGCTTGAGATGGTTCCGGATCTGTTCTGGATCATTCTTTCACAATTCCTTGTCCTCTATCTGTTTAAAACGACCGGGTATGACAAAATCGAAATTGCGGGATCCTATGCTGAGTACATTCGTTTTTTACCGATTCTTACGCTAACGTTGACAACACTATTCTTCTTTATCAAATGGTTAACGACGCAAGTACTCGAACAGGAAGCTGCTCCTTTCCTTGAACTCGCACGGGCTAAAGGCATTCGTCCTGCCGCTCTTTTCTGGAAACACTTGATTCCGACAATGATCTATCGGTTTTATCTGTTTTTCCGAGCGAATATCATTACGGTCTTATCGAGTCTCGTAATCATTGAATACACATTCGAAGTCCAAGGTATGTTCCGGTTCGTCTTTTATAATGGACAAATGCCGATTTTGATGGTCATCTTGTTCTTAATCTATCTCCCGATCTTTATCATTGATTTACTGGCAGAATGGCTAATTCCGAACGCCTGGAAAGGGGGTATTTGA
- a CDS encoding DUF58 domain-containing protein codes for MQIERSVPFWLERRLFPLYVTMTFIFLFIPRLSVLGFLFAALATIHFVVGRTEKQLRRDVAIEWKHYESLMFNQEQTSLHLQVFGVESLSQLGLEATLRLHTDGGVIFPEMDPLHPATFHAVIDSEDAVTIPIQTVRRGPAEFDEIILTIRLPWKMGVYLFTFDTYPSFTVLPSLTAQATPLLLQRLRIGDRPDRYSPLKNKLVQLGAKPYTAEPSKEIDWYATAKTGRLQAKVFETSNQDTFTIALNLSAPSGYGLHQQFETFIEQAAFLISELIKEGCKIELFLNRLDGANRMTHLSLQEGQPQLKHVLMTLSTVSTRDSFIATQQFERYVLRRKHMNSQLIQIGNDRILAIG; via the coding sequence ATGCAGATTGAACGTTCCGTCCCGTTTTGGCTTGAACGTCGACTCTTTCCACTGTACGTCACGATGACGTTCATCTTTCTTTTCATTCCGCGTCTTTCTGTCCTCGGTTTTCTGTTCGCAGCCTTAGCGACGATTCATTTCGTCGTCGGGCGAACAGAAAAGCAGCTCCGACGGGATGTCGCAATCGAATGGAAACATTATGAATCATTGATGTTCAACCAGGAACAGACATCACTCCATCTACAAGTCTTCGGCGTCGAATCCTTGAGTCAACTCGGACTCGAAGCGACACTTCGTTTGCACACGGATGGCGGAGTCATCTTCCCGGAGATGGACCCACTACATCCGGCGACGTTTCATGCAGTGATTGACTCTGAAGACGCAGTGACGATCCCGATTCAGACGGTTCGCCGCGGACCAGCCGAGTTCGATGAGATCATCTTGACGATTCGCCTGCCTTGGAAGATGGGCGTCTATCTCTTTACGTTCGATACATACCCGTCGTTTACAGTCTTACCGTCCTTGACGGCGCAAGCGACGCCGCTTCTTTTACAGCGTTTACGGATCGGTGATCGACCAGACCGTTACTCACCGCTCAAGAACAAACTGGTTCAACTTGGTGCAAAACCCTATACGGCGGAACCGTCAAAAGAGATCGATTGGTATGCGACGGCGAAGACCGGTCGCTTGCAGGCAAAAGTATTCGAAACGAGCAATCAAGATACGTTTACGATTGCCTTGAACTTATCTGCCCCGAGCGGTTACGGACTCCACCAACAATTTGAGACGTTCATCGAACAAGCGGCATTCCTGATCAGTGAATTAATCAAGGAGGGCTGTAAGATTGAACTGTTCTTGAATCGACTCGACGGAGCAAACCGGATGACACATCTCTCGTTACAAGAAGGACAACCGCAATTAAAACATGTCCTGATGACCCTTTCGACGGTCTCGACGCGTGATTCGTTCATCGCGACACAACAGTTCGAACGCTATGTACTGCGCCGGAAACATATGAACAGTCAGTTGATCCAAATTGGCAATGACCGGATCCTCGCCATCGGCTGA
- a CDS encoding AAA family ATPase, whose product MKLQQLKDQLNSIYLGKPDVIDLCLTALIAEGHILLEDVPGTGKTMLAKALAQSFESAFSRIQFTADLLPSDVIGSDFFNLKTQEFENKRGPLFANVVLIDEINRAVPRTQSALLEAMEERQVSIGGTTYQMPVPFFVIATQNPIESAGTFPLPDAQLDRFMVAIEVGYPDFENERRLLSEILTNVRRSAIGIASGGDLISWQEEARRVHASQDVLDYLLHIVQATRNHELIEVGVSPRGAIALLRASQSYAFLNQRDFIIPEDIKYLAKHVLSHRLTLTLEGGIKTTKAAVLTHILDDVPVPVEMG is encoded by the coding sequence GTGAAATTACAACAATTAAAAGACCAACTCAATTCCATCTATCTCGGTAAACCGGACGTCATTGATCTTTGTCTGACGGCACTCATCGCAGAAGGACATATTCTATTAGAAGATGTACCGGGAACAGGGAAAACGATGCTCGCCAAAGCGCTCGCTCAGAGCTTTGAAAGTGCTTTCTCGCGTATCCAGTTTACGGCGGATTTGCTTCCGTCCGATGTCATCGGTTCGGACTTCTTCAACTTAAAGACACAGGAGTTCGAGAATAAACGCGGTCCATTGTTCGCGAACGTCGTCTTGATTGATGAGATCAACCGTGCTGTTCCGCGGACACAATCGGCATTGCTCGAAGCGATGGAAGAACGTCAAGTCTCGATCGGTGGAACGACCTATCAGATGCCAGTTCCATTTTTCGTCATCGCGACACAAAACCCGATTGAATCGGCAGGAACGTTCCCATTACCGGACGCCCAACTCGACCGGTTCATGGTCGCAATTGAAGTCGGTTATCCGGATTTCGAGAACGAACGGCGCTTATTGTCTGAGATTCTGACGAACGTCCGTCGGTCAGCTATCGGCATCGCGTCAGGCGGTGACTTGATTTCCTGGCAGGAAGAGGCACGCCGCGTCCATGCATCACAAGACGTGCTCGATTACTTGCTCCATATCGTCCAAGCGACACGAAACCATGAACTCATTGAAGTCGGCGTCAGTCCGCGTGGAGCGATTGCATTACTTCGCGCCTCGCAAAGCTACGCGTTCTTGAATCAACGCGACTTCATCATCCCGGAAGATATCAAATATCTTGCAAAACACGTCCTGTCCCATCGTCTGACACTGACACTTGAAGGTGGAATCAAGACGACGAAAGCGGCTGTCTTGACGCATATTCTTGACGACGTGCCGGTTCCGGTCGAGATGGGGTGA
- a CDS encoding NAD(P)-dependent oxidoreductase — MKLIIFGATGQTGQELVKQAIDHGHEVTAFVRSPEKLTLHDERLQVVKGDVLDQEAVTAAVAGQDAVLTALGTESLAYSGFLERSLVRIVTAMKKQGIERIGYVASAGVDDELPGVQGMLAQRILKNPLKDHRQAISLLQQADLDYTVARPLRLLNGPLTGLYRQADTGVPEDAKQINRADVAHFLLEAIETEDHIKSSVGLAE; from the coding sequence ATGAAACTGATTATTTTTGGAGCGACTGGTCAAACTGGACAAGAACTAGTCAAACAGGCGATTGATCACGGGCATGAGGTCACAGCATTTGTCCGCAGTCCAGAAAAACTGACACTACATGACGAACGGTTACAAGTCGTAAAGGGCGACGTGCTCGATCAAGAAGCGGTAACAGCTGCTGTTGCCGGACAAGATGCTGTCCTGACAGCACTCGGTACGGAGAGTCTTGCGTATAGTGGTTTTTTAGAACGAAGTCTCGTCCGGATCGTGACAGCGATGAAGAAACAGGGGATAGAGCGGATCGGTTATGTCGCGTCTGCCGGTGTCGATGATGAATTACCTGGTGTGCAAGGGATGCTCGCTCAGCGGATTCTGAAGAATCCATTAAAAGATCACCGTCAAGCGATTTCACTCCTCCAGCAGGCGGATCTTGACTATACGGTAGCCCGTCCACTCCGTTTACTGAACGGTCCGTTAACCGGACTCTATCGCCAAGCGGATACAGGTGTACCGGAAGATGCGAAACAAATCAATCGTGCAGATGTGGCACATTTCCTCTTAGAGGCGATCGAAACAGAAGATCACATCAAGTCGAGTGTCGGTCTCGCTGAATGA
- the amyS gene encoding alpha-amylase, whose amino-acid sequence MLATVASAAFLAPLAQPIAVGATADNGTMMQYFEWYVPNDGNHWNRLGSDATKLDQLGITSVWIPPAYKGTSQSDVGYGAYDLYDLGEFNQKGTVRTKYGTKTQLKTAIGQLHTAGIDVYGDVVMNHKGGADFTEAVTAVEVNPSNRNQEVSGDYQIQAWTGFNFATRNNLYSNFKWKWYHFDGTDWDQSRSKSAIYKFRGTGKAWDTDVSTENGNYDYLMYADLDFDHPEVQQEMKNWGKWYVNELGLDGFRLDAVKHIKHGYLADWLANVRQTTGKPLFTVAEYWQNDLGTLQNYLSRTNYQQSVFDAPLHYKFEQASKGGGYYDMRTIFDGTLVKSNPVQAVTLVENHDSQPGQSLESTVQSWFKPLAYAMILTREQGYPSVFYGDYYGTKGTSNREIPALASKIDPLLKARKDFAFGKQNDYLDNQDIIGWTREGVSDRAKSGLATILSDGPGGSKWMYVGLQNKGEVWTDITGNNTASVTINQDGYGQFFVNGGSVSVYRQQ is encoded by the coding sequence ATTTTAGCAACCGTCGCTTCAGCTGCATTTTTAGCGCCACTTGCGCAACCGATTGCAGTAGGTGCAACAGCTGACAATGGTACGATGATGCAGTACTTCGAATGGTATGTACCAAATGACGGTAACCATTGGAATCGTCTCGGAAGTGACGCGACGAAACTGGATCAGCTCGGTATTACATCAGTCTGGATTCCACCTGCCTACAAAGGAACTTCACAAAGCGATGTCGGCTACGGTGCCTACGATCTATACGATTTAGGTGAGTTCAACCAAAAAGGAACAGTCCGCACGAAATACGGAACAAAAACGCAATTAAAAACAGCGATCGGACAACTGCATACCGCTGGAATCGATGTGTACGGGGATGTCGTCATGAACCATAAAGGTGGTGCTGATTTTACCGAAGCCGTTACGGCAGTCGAAGTCAATCCGAGCAACCGCAATCAGGAAGTCTCGGGCGATTATCAAATCCAGGCGTGGACGGGCTTCAATTTTGCAACACGAAATAACCTCTACTCGAACTTCAAGTGGAAATGGTATCATTTCGACGGCACGGATTGGGATCAATCGCGTTCAAAGAGCGCCATCTATAAGTTCCGTGGTACCGGTAAAGCTTGGGATACGGATGTTTCAACTGAAAATGGCAACTACGATTACTTGATGTACGCAGATCTCGATTTTGATCACCCGGAAGTTCAACAAGAAATGAAGAACTGGGGAAAATGGTACGTCAATGAGCTTGGTCTTGATGGGTTCCGTCTCGATGCCGTCAAGCATATCAAACATGGTTACTTAGCGGACTGGCTCGCGAACGTTCGTCAGACGACGGGCAAACCGCTATTCACAGTCGCCGAGTACTGGCAGAACGATCTTGGAACGTTACAAAACTACTTAAGCCGGACGAATTACCAACAATCCGTCTTTGATGCCCCGCTTCATTATAAATTCGAGCAAGCAAGTAAAGGTGGCGGATACTACGACATGCGGACGATCTTTGACGGGACACTCGTCAAGAGTAATCCAGTCCAAGCCGTGACACTCGTCGAAAACCATGACTCGCAACCTGGACAATCGCTTGAATCAACAGTTCAATCGTGGTTCAAACCACTCGCCTACGCGATGATCCTGACCCGTGAACAAGGGTATCCGTCTGTCTTCTACGGCGATTACTATGGCACAAAAGGTACGTCGAATCGCGAAATTCCAGCACTCGCTTCGAAGATTGATCCATTGCTCAAAGCACGGAAGGATTTCGCGTTCGGAAAACAAAATGATTACCTCGATAACCAAGACATCATCGGTTGGACACGTGAAGGTGTCTCAGATCGTGCGAAATCCGGTCTTGCGACAATCCTCTCAGACGGCCCTGGCGGTAGCAAATGGATGTATGTCGGGCTTCAGAATAAAGGAGAAGTCTGGACGGATATCACTGGAAACAACACGGCATCGGTCACGATCAATCAAGATGGCTACGGTCAATTCTTCGTTAATGGTGGTTCGGTTTCCGTCTATCGTCAACAATAA
- a CDS encoding endonuclease I family protein, protein MNWKSKVTGALAATLALGSIVFTPVTAKTVDPKQVAAGPQMVTSQSTIDAYYLPAAGKTGAALKASLHDIIDNHTQVSYDTVWTALKETDQDPNNANNVIELYTGKSIAKSSNGGNVGQWNREHVWAKSHGDFGTTNGPGTDLHHLRPEDVVVNSARGNLDFDNGGTKYSGCDCYRDGDSWEPPNRVKGDIARMIFYMAVRYEGGGEIDLEASENVNNGTNPLHGKLSTLKAWNKLDPVDSFEMRRNDVIFEKWQKNRNPFIDHPEYVTSIWGN, encoded by the coding sequence ATGAACTGGAAGTCAAAGGTCACAGGTGCACTTGCCGCAACACTTGCGCTCGGGTCAATCGTCTTTACACCGGTCACTGCAAAAACAGTCGATCCAAAACAAGTAGCGGCAGGTCCGCAGATGGTTACATCTCAATCAACGATCGATGCGTACTATCTACCGGCAGCAGGAAAGACAGGGGCAGCGTTGAAGGCATCGCTGCACGATATCATCGACAACCATACACAAGTGTCATACGACACAGTATGGACAGCACTGAAAGAAACGGATCAAGATCCAAACAATGCGAACAACGTTATCGAGTTATACACGGGGAAATCGATTGCGAAAAGTAGCAATGGTGGAAATGTCGGTCAATGGAACCGGGAACACGTCTGGGCAAAGTCGCACGGTGACTTTGGTACGACGAACGGACCGGGAACAGACTTGCATCATTTGCGTCCGGAAGATGTCGTCGTCAACAGCGCACGTGGGAATCTTGATTTCGACAATGGCGGTACGAAATATAGTGGATGCGATTGCTACCGTGATGGCGATTCGTGGGAACCACCGAACCGAGTCAAAGGTGACATCGCGCGGATGATCTTCTACATGGCAGTTCGTTACGAAGGTGGCGGAGAAATCGATCTCGAAGCCTCAGAAAACGTCAACAATGGAACGAACCCATTACATGGAAAATTATCGACGCTGAAAGCATGGAATAAGCTTGATCCAGTCGATAGCTTCGAAATGCGTCGTAACGACGTCATCTTCGAGAAGTGGCAAAAAAACCGGAATCCATTCATTGATCATCCGGAATACGTGACATCAATTTGGGGAAATTGA
- a CDS encoding YdcF family protein yields MIKRTFNKRNIKWMVGGGLVACVAFWYSVGIFVNRGERPLADGSSPYVIVLGAGVKGEKPSQILHNRIQAAAAYGKQHPNVRFILSGGQGPDEDISEAEAMRRGMVASGIEAERLVLESSSTSTTENLQYSKDLLPKNVRRVSIVTSDFHLYRARKEAKQLGLLTDAIPAETPLSGVLRFGIRERVAILVQFLR; encoded by the coding sequence ATGATTAAACGCACGTTCAACAAACGAAATATCAAATGGATGGTTGGTGGAGGACTCGTCGCTTGTGTCGCCTTCTGGTACAGTGTCGGGATTTTCGTCAACAGAGGAGAACGACCACTTGCGGATGGGTCGTCGCCGTATGTCATCGTTCTTGGCGCAGGTGTCAAAGGGGAGAAACCGTCGCAAATCTTACATAATCGGATTCAGGCGGCAGCCGCATATGGGAAACAACACCCGAATGTCCGCTTCATCTTGAGTGGTGGACAAGGACCGGATGAGGATATCTCGGAAGCAGAAGCGATGCGACGCGGAATGGTGGCGTCTGGCATTGAAGCGGAGCGACTGGTTCTTGAGTCCAGTTCGACATCGACGACGGAAAATCTACAGTATTCAAAAGACTTATTACCAAAGAATGTCCGACGTGTCTCAATTGTCACGTCAGATTTTCATCTGTACCGCGCTCGAAAAGAGGCGAAACAACTGGGGTTACTGACGGACGCGATTCCGGCAGAGACACCTCTTTCAGGTGTCCTTCGTTTCGGGATACGTGAACGCGTCGCGATTCTTGTTCAATTCCTACGTTAA
- the ytzI gene encoding YtzI protein, translated as MWLYVVSILIIVFVLVASIIVISKGYGYKGNKDDIEIDYDEINRKLRHENDDDSSNK; from the coding sequence ATGTGGCTATATGTCGTCTCCATTCTCATCATCGTATTCGTCTTGGTCGCCTCGATCATTGTCATTTCAAAAGGATATGGCTATAAGGGCAACAAGGACGATATCGAAATCGATTATGATGAAATCAACCGAAAACTTCGTCACGAAAATGATGATGATTCATCCAACAAATGA